The Cytobacillus sp. NJ13 sequence ACTACATCATCCAAATATTTAGTAGTATTATATCCTGTAATTTTCAAACTTTTTGGTATCACATTATTACCAGGTAATTTCACGCTCTGAACAGTAAAGAAGTGACGGGGCTGTTCCATTTCTTCGTATATTTTTGGTGTAATCTTATGCATATCATATTCTTTCCCATTTTTATCAACAATGACTCCTTCATAGTCTCCCTCCATTGAATTATTTTCTTGCTCAGTCTCAATAAAGTAATGAAGCGATTCATACGCTCGATTCTTAATTTTATGATTACTGAAGATAACGGTGGTCGGCTGACCAATTTCCACCTTATCAATGGAGATAGTGCTGCCTGCATATTCAAAGGTTTGAGGATATTCCCTGGAAGCATCAAGTTTAATCGTTTTATGATCTTCAATTGATAAATACACACTAGCAAATTGAACCTTAACCTCATTTGTTTCTGTTTCAAAAAGAGGTTCAAAATGCGCCTGGAAAATGCTCCAATTGATATCTGGCTGATTATGCACATAAGAATTTCCATATAGATCAGCTTTCAAAAATTTATTGTTAACTTCAAGATCATTAAAATTGATCATCTCTAATCGCTTCGCTGGCTGTTCATTATTAATGCCATATTGCAGAATTGTCGCTGTTGGTGCAAGGATTAATTTATCCAGCCGGACTGGGACTCCCTCAAGTTCAATTTTTTCATTTAATGCATACTCAGTGGATGGCTGTTTTGTGACAGGGATCTCAAAGTTCCACTCCCCTTTTTCCGGCTCCATACTCATGTAAGAATCAGAGGAGTCACGCTTTAGTTTCATAACTTTATTTAATTTGAGTTTAATTGTACCTGTATCCTCTTTCAGCGGCCTAAGACTCATCTTCCCATGATAAATGTTCTTTTCCTTATTATTAAGATCTGATTCAATATCTGGGGGGAAGTACCTTGGATAGGTATTTGCCATCATGATTTTCCCTTCGTCCTCTATAAAAACGCCATCATCAAAGTTAATCATAAATTGATTGTTTTCATTTGTATCTTCAATCTCATAAAATATAAGGGTCTGAACATCATCAGCAATCGCACCCTTAATTTTTATTTTCACCCCACTACTTTCTGCTTCCAGGTTCAGCCTTTCACCCACATCCTCCTGGAGAAAGGCACGGAGCTCCTGGTTTTCCTCTGTCCAGGTGTAAAAAAGTTTTGAAAAGACACCTGTAAAAATCCCTGCAAAAATGACTAAAACGAATATACTTGCGGCAATAAACCCATTTCTTTTACGTTTATTCTTCTTTTGCTGATCGAGACTTTCCCTTTCTGCAATCCGTTCTTTGACATTTTCCATAAAACCAGCTGGTACACTGAATTTCTCAATCGCTTCAGTAAAGCTCACCATAACTTCCTGTAAGGCTGCTAAATCCTCCTGGCAGTCCTGGCAATGATAGATATGCATTTCAAAATCAATTTTTGCGGGCCGTTCCAGGTTTCTCTCCAGATAATCAACGTAAAGCATTTGGTACTCGTTACAGCCGTGATAGTGCTCTCCATATCCCATTCCGTTTCTGAGTGACTGCAGTCCTGAGAATAAAAGCTCCTTAACCTGCTCGGCCGAAACCTGGAGAAGCTGTGCTGTTTCGTCCTTAAAGAGTCCTTTTATGTATGTTAAAACCAGTACTTCTCTTTCCTTTTCTTTTAACTGATGGAGTTCATGAAATATCTCTTGATGGGAATCAAATTCCTCCGAAGCTTGTAAACTTTTATTAAGAGCAAGCTCCCGGCAGATATGGATAAAAATAGATAAAATCCACATTTCGAAAGATGTGCTGCTTTTAAAGCTTGGCAGCTCCTTGTGCACCCGTAAAATGGCTCTATAAAAAAGCTCCTCTATCTTGCGTTGGCTCCCAAGATAGGACCAGCCAATTGCATAAAAGGATCGCTGATGCTGTTTGAACCAGCTAACGATGGATTCTATGTCTTTTACTCTTATCGTCACTGGTAAAATGGGATTGTTTTTTGCTGGGATGATCAAGACCATTCTCCCCTCTATGTATGCCTAATTATTTATATACCTGGCTTTATTATAACGATCAAAGTGATATTATTCACCAAAATTTGGATAAGGAAGTCATGTTCCCTTAGGCAAATAAAAAAACTCCTTTTGCAGAAGTTCTGCAAAGGAGTTTTTCCAATAAAAAGCTATCTATATCCCCCAGCATTGGCCGGTTTCCCTGCTTCCTGAACCTCAACCAAATATCTGAAAGCATCTGGCTGCGAACCGTCCAAATCATGAAAGTTGTACATTTTAGCCAGCTGGCCACTAGAATAGGACCCGCCGCTCAACCGTTTTTTATCAGGATCTTTTGCTATGGCACTAATTGCACGCCCTATATACCTTGGTGTTTCAGAGATAACGAAATGAGGTTCATTTTTGGCAGCATCTTTCCAGTTTTCCTCTGTTACCCCAAACACCTCAAGCATAATTTCAGAACGCATCCAGCCGGGTGAAACAGCAGCCGCAGTGCAATCATAAGGAGCAAGTTCATGTGCCAGCGCTTTGGCCATCCGGATAACCGAGCTTTTAGCCAAATCATAAAAAAGAGACAGACGGTAGCGATTTTGATTGTACTCCTCTGTTCCATCTGTTATTTCGGCAACTAATCCGCCTTTGTTTTTAATCAGGAGCGGAAGGGCATAATGACTTGTGATAATATGCGTATCAATCGCCAGACGAAGCATTCTCATCCCCTTCTCCAGGGAATGCTCCCAGACTGGAATATCCCATTCCATCAAATTTTCGCTTCCCCATATATCATTGACGAGGATATCCAGCCTTCCCTGTTCTTTTTCTATTCTTTCAATTAAAGATCGCACCTGATCAGGTATGAGATGATCCACTTGGACAGCAATTCCAATGCCGCCCAGTTCATTGACCAATTCAGCTGTTTCTTCGATTGTTTCCTTACGGCCATATTCTGACATCTGATTTCGTGTCGTACGGCCTGTTACATACACTGTAGCTCCTGCCGCTCCCAGTTCCATGGCGATTCCGCGGCCTGCTCCCCGCGTTCCCCCAGCTACCAATGCTACCTTCCCTTTTAATGATGTCATTCCGATCTGCCCCCTTTTGTGTTATATCTATACTATAATCATTAATGTTGACATCCAATGTCATATTTAAAACTTTTTGGCCAGGAGTGAACAGAATGCGCGCGGACAGACTCATTTCTATATTATTATTGCTTCAAAATAACGAAAGAATGACTACGAGGGAATTGGCAAGAGAATTGGAGGTAACAGACCGCACCATTCACCGGGATATGGAAGCCTTAAGTGCTGCAGGCATCCCTGTCCTTGCTGAACGGGGAAAATTCGGCGGATGGAGACTGCTTGATAAATACAGAACGAATCTTACCGGGTTAAAAGCTAATGAAATCAAAACCCTGCTTCTCTCCCCCTCCTTTCAGCACCTTGCGGATCTAGGAATCAGTGAAGATTGGAAAGAAGCACGCCAAAAGCTGCTTGCTGCGATTCCCGCACCAATGAAAGATGATGTTAAAGACATTTCCAACCGGATTCATATAGATACCAGCACGTGGAGACAAACCCCACGGGAAATGAAGTCATTTGGAATAGTGCAGCAGGCTGTATGGGAGGAGAAAAAGCTTCAAATCCAATACGAAAAGGCAAATAAACAAACTATTGAGAGAATCGTTGATCCATTGGGGCTGGTAGCTAAAGGGAACACCTGGTATCTCATAGCTGCTTCTGATGAAAAGATAAAAAGCTATCGAGTTTCGAGAATAGTGGAAGCAAAATTGATGAATGACAAATTCAGCAGGCCGAATAACTTTGATCTTGCTGGCTATTGGCAGGAATCAAAGCAGTCATTCATTAGCAGCCTGCCTAGGTTTGAGGTGGAAGTAGAAATTTCTCCCTCCATCATTCAGCGGATAAATTTTACTGGGCGATTTGTACAGGTGATACACATGGATAACCCTAAGGATAATGGATGGATTCCAGCAAGTCTTTGCTTTGATACTGAACAGGAGGCAAGGGAGTATATACTTGGGTTTGGGGATCAGATTAAGATTGTAAGCCCTGTTTCACTTAGGAAAAGTGTGAGGGGGATGGCTGAGGGTGTGGTTAATTTATATAGTGAAAAGAAGAGATAATCCTTGACGTAATAACCGGAGGTCAACTCAGCTCCTTCCATTCTGCACTCTACTTGTTTTGTATATATGTCGCAATACATGAGATTTGGTAAGTTTACACCTTAAATTGCTGTTTAACTAAAAAAACTTAATTGGAAAGATATCACTCTATAATTGTCAATCATATCTTTATATTCCTTATAAACTACGATAGTTTGCACTTATTTCATTCTTGTCCTTGGTGAATAAATTAAGATTAACGATACGTTAATCACCCACTGCAAAAGTAACTAACCAGTTCAAATTTATGCTATAATAAAGAATATTCAGACTATTAAAGGAGCATAGCATATGAAACAAAACATTATTGACATTGTCCAATCACAAGTGATTGCATCAATCAAGGAAGAAGACGACCTGGAAAAGGCAGTCCGGTCAAAAGCCAACATCGTCTTCATCCTTACTGGAAATTTAATTACGATGAATGGATACCTGAAAAAACTAAAACAAGCCGGCAAAACTACCTTTATCCATATTGATTTCATTGATGGACTGTCCAACACAAAGAGTGCCATTAAATACATAGCAGAAATCTGGAAGCCATCCGGCATCATTACAACGAAGAGCAACCTGATTAAATATGCAAAGGAAGAAGGCCTTATGACGATCCAGCGCCTTTTTCTTATTGACCGCAATGCTCTTGTCAAGGGTATCGATATCGCACATAATTGTAAACCAGATGCCATCGAAGTTCTTCCTGGCCTGATGCCATCTGTCATTGATAAACTGACAACAATGACAGCGCTGCCAATCATCGCTGGCGGCCTGATCAGTAATAAGGAAGACATTCTGAATGGATTAGGGGCAGGTGCACTCGCCATTTCCTCTGGTGATCCAAAGCTCTGGAATCTGGATCTCTAACCGAATAGAGCTCAATTCACAGGAGTTGAGCTCAATCTCTTTTCAAGTTCCAACCTCTTCCTCATTTTCTGCTTTTGTCTTTCTTTTTTTCTTAATCCTTGGAAAACGCACTCTCGTAATCTCCCTCTCTTCAAAGTAGTTTCCTATCTTTGTAATGGTGAATGTAACTAACGTTGCGAAGATGACGATGGTATAAAATCCTGCTCCAATTCCAATCCCGACTCCCCCAGCGTAAAAGATCATCGCAGCTGAAGTCAGCCCCTTTACTCTCAAGCCGTCTTTCAAGATCACACCTGCACCAAGGAAACCCAGACCTGATACAATCTGTGCTGCCAGACGCATAGGATCCATCACTTTTCCGCTATCCGGCTGACTTAGCAGCTCTGCACTTTCGATCGAAACAATCGTAATCAGTGTACATGCCACCGATACATACGTATACGTTTTTAAACCAGCCGGCTTATTTTTCGATGTCCTGTCCCATCCGATTAAAAATCCTAATACAGCACTGACCACAATCCGAAAATAAGTCTCATGCTGCCAGAAGAATTCATTCATATACTCCATGTAAACCGCCATCCAACCAACTCCCTTCACGATAAAAAGAGACCACGCCATGAAACGAATGCTAAATCTCCCCACTAATAGTGAGGAAATCATAGTGTTCGCTTCATAGGTGATCTCTTTTGCTCTTCCTACAAGCCGACGTTTATTTTCGTTACTTCTATTATAAAACATTTGCTTCTCCATATCAAGCATTATTCTAATAATTCAGAATATACTTAAATATCCTGCCGAATATGCATTGCCACACCAAAGTCCCCATATGATTAAATTAGGTAATAAAATAGCGGGTGGAGATGAAGAGAGCCCTGTGCCAATTGTGTGTACGATGATCGTACATTCTGTTGTCATGGGGTTCTTTTCATTTTTACATAAATAACATTTTTAAAAGGAGGAAGTAAGTTGAAAATTAAATCAATTAGCTGGGCAGCTGCTTTTATTCTCGTTTTAGGCATCGTAATGGTATTAATCCCCTCACAAAACGCCAAGGCAGAAGATGCAATCCCACCCAACCTGTTGATCACAGAATTGATTCCTAATACCGATAACTACGCAGGTTATGATGCATTTGAATACTTTGAGCTTTATAACAATAGCCCGGATCCAATCGACCTGAAAGGATATCGATTCGCCTCCCGCAATTGGGACGAAGAAATCGAGGAAGCATACATTTTAAAGCCTTGGGAAACAGTAGTAGTCTGGACAAGAACCGCATCAATCAGCCCTATTTCACTGGATGCATTTAACTATAACTATTTCTTTTCCTACAAAAGTAAGTATTTACAAGAAGAGGATACAATCATCCTTGGCAACATCGGCGGGCTAGCCAATGGCGGTAGCACACTAACCGTTTATGACCCCGATGGCCACGAAGTCGTCAGAGCGGATTATGCAGCAGAGGACGTTTCTCTAAAGAAAACAGTCACCTTTACCTATCCTAAGGACAATACACGGACAATGGAAAAATTATCAATAAACCAAAACCCGACTCCGGGATGGCTGGTAGAAGATCAAGCCCCAGCTCGTCCAGTAATAGATAAAGAGGCTCCGCATCCGCCGGTCAACCTGGAAGCGACTGCTGGCAGCGGAAATGCTGCATTGACCTGGGATGCATCTTCCGAAACAGATCTATTCCGTTATCATATTTACAAAGATGGCCATTTCGAATATTCAGTAGATGCATCACAGACAGAATTTCCCCTTTATATGTTAATCGGCAATCAAACGTACTCATTACAAGTAAGCGCAGAGGATACATCAGGGAATGTATCGGAAAAATCAGCCCCTGTACAAGTAACACCAGAACACCAAATCATTACTCAGCTGGAACGATGGAAACATCAAAAAGATCCTGCCTATCAAGGTCTATGGGATATCAGTTCGGACGGACCGGTGATTGCAGGATTAGCCCAAGGACTGGTCCCTCAAGGATTAACCTATTATCAGAAAAAAGACTGGCTGCTTACCATAAGCTATGTCGATGATGGAATTCGGCCTGGTACCATTACCGTAACAGATCGCACGACAGGCAAACTGGTGAAATCGGTTGTCCTTTACAACACCGATGGCACACCGTATACCGGTCACGCTGGTGGCGTTACCGTCAGTCGCGATCATGGCTGGGTAGCTTCCGAGAATTACTTGTTCAGCTTCAATTTAAGTGACCTGGCAGAAGCGGAAAATAACGGAGAAATTCAGTTCACAAGACAAATACCATTACCGGTCGAGGCGGCTTACACCGTTTATGATGAGGGCATTCTCTGGGTCGGAGAATTCTATGAGGCAAGCTCCTATCCGACCGATCCATCTCACCATATTGAAAACAGGGATGGAGAAATGCACTACGCCTGGATGATCGGCTTCAATTTGGAACGAAACAACGATATGCTTGCTGAAGCCCATTGGGATGGCTCACCTGAGCACAATGCTGTGCCTGATTACGTCCTTTCAACGACTGGAAAAGTCCAAGGCGCCATTATACAAAAAGCAGCAGGGAATGGCATCAAGCTAAGTACATCCTACGGAAGAGCAAACGACAGTGTACTGTATCGTTATGAATACCCATTAAAAGAAGACCCTCATTCCTATGCCACTGTCGAAGGAAAAGAAGTACCCCTATGGTTCCTTGATGGACACACTGCTAAACCACGCCAAAGTATCGAAGCAATCCCGATGCCAGAAGGAATCGTTGAAGTACAAAAAGAACTCTACGTCGTGTTTGAGTCCGGAGCAGATAAATACCGCTATACGACCACCTACCCGATGGACCGGATGCTCAAAATCGATATGAAGAAATTAATGAAGGATGATAAAGGAATCGAATAACACAAAAAAGGGAGCGGGATTCTATTACCGCTTCCTTTTTTAATATCATTTTAACGATAGCAATCCACTCACCGAGGGTAAGACATAATCTGGCTTCCACGGAGAAACCCTCAAGTCCTCCTCGGTAGTAATCCCACTAAGTACAAGTGCTGTTTTCATTCCAGCTTCGATTCCCATCCGGATATCCGTTTCGAGGCGATCACCGATCATCACACATTCATCCGGCTTAAGCTGCAAAATTTCCAATGCTGTTTCAATCGTTAGAATGGATGGCTTTCCGATCTGTACATCAATCGTTTTCCCGGCAACCGCTTCCACCGCACCAATCATTCCGGCACAGTCCGGAACATCGCCTACCTCCATGGGACAGGTTCTGTCAGGATTGGTTGCAATCATCTTTGCACCAAGCTTTACGGACTGATAGGCAAAATTCAAATGATCGTAGTGAAAATCTCGATCCCATGACAGTACAACGACGTCGATCTCTGCTGGTGCCAGCCCTTCCCGAAATCCGGCAAGTGCCAGTTCATCTTTGATTGGCTGCTCTCCAATCACATACAATGTGGCATTAGGATGATGTTCCCGCAAATATTCAATCAACGTAAGTGTCGGATTCAAAATGTTCTCCAGGCTCGCATTGATCTTGAAGCCGCGCAACTTCTCCACATAACACTGACGCGATTCAATCGTCTTGTTTGTAAGGAATAGCACTTTCTTCCCCTCATTGAAAAGGGAATTCACCACAGTATCTGCTCCTTCAATCAATTGCTTCCCAAGATATACGGTGCCATCCAAGTCAAAAATATATCCTTTCAAGTTTCTCATTGTTCCCCTCCATCCAATAAAGTAAAACTTCAATCAGTGGGTGTTTTAGTGCCCGTTAGAGGGCAATAAAAAATTCCTTGAGCATGACGATTTCTCCAATTTAATAATTGGATGCCGCCAAACCCAAGGAATCTCCTCATCTCTATCCTTGATCTATTTACCTATACTGTTTTCGTCATCAGGTCTTCGCCGATGACGACCTTCAAGATGCTAAGCTTTGCCACCTCTTCTTCATATGGTTCTTTATCTGACAAGTGGACTAACACAATCTCACCGATTTTATCCAAATCATACTTCTCTACAACTTCAACGAGACTGCTGTGGTTACCGGCCACTTTACGAGCAGATGTCGCCTCATGAATTAACATATCTATATGGTCATACTGTCCGATTCGTGCGTTGATTTCCGTATCACTTGAATAAACGACTACTCGACCAGGGCATCGGACCTCCAGCCCAACAGTAGGAACAGAATGAAGCGCTTTAAAACAGGAAAAAGTCATCTCCCCGCCTGACAACAGCTCCTCTTCCTGATCACCATCAAATGTTTCCACCTCAATGGAAAAGGCGATCGGCCACTTGTCAGCCTCCATTGTCGCCAGCCATTCGTAAAGCTTTTTCTCATTACGGTAATCGCAAAAAATCCGTAAAGGCTTTTTCCTGTTTTCCAGCCACATCCCCCACAGCAAAGATGGCAACCCATAAATATGGTCGATATGAAAATGGGTGAATATCACTGCATCGAGCTCACTTAAGTCCATCTGCATTTGCTTCAGTTTTCTGCAAGGATTGCCGCTGACATCGACCAGGACATGATAACCGTCATTCGAAAAGCAAATTGAAGTATTATCGCGATTGGAACCGGGATAGGCACTTCCCGTTCCCAAAAAATGAATATCCATTTAACCACCACCTATTTAATTCCTGAATGCATGAAGCTTGATACGAATTGTTTTTGGAAAATGAAGAAAGCAACTACTAATGGCATGATGACCATTACCGTACCTGCAGCGACCATTCCCCATTGTGCTCCCGTTTCATACGATTGCGCAAACAAGGCAAGTCCAACGGTCAACGGTCGGGACTCGACAGAATCCGTGATAATCAACGGCCACATGAAGTTGCTCCAATGGTGACTGACGGACACGAGCGCAAACGCAATATATGTCGGTTTAGCCGATGGAATGTATACATGCCAAAGCGTCTGATACCATTTACAGCCGTCTATTCTCGACGCTTCATCGAGATCATACGGGACCTGCTTAAAAGTCTGGCGCAACAGGAACACCCCGAATGCTGATGCCCAATACGGCATCATGACGGCCAGCTTCGTATTAACGAGCCCAAGCTGGCTAATAACCTGGTAGTTCGGAAACAACAGAATTTCAGGCTGAATCATCAGCTGGAGCAAAAACAAGATAAACAGTACATTTTTTCCTTTGAAGTTCACCCGTGCAAAAGCATAAGCCGCAAGCGTAATCGTGAACAACTGGACAATCAGCACGCCAAATACGATGACGAACGTATTGATGTAGTATTGGATAAATGGTGCAGTCTCCCACGCTTTCACATAGTTTTCAACTGTTGGGTTTGAGACCCAGAACGGAAAACCTCCATTGATCACTTGATTCCCGGGAGAGAAAGAAGTAATGATTACCCAAAGCAGCGGGATAAACGAAATGATCCCAAGAACAATAATGATGCCATAGTTCAGTTTTTTCATCATTCTCCCCTCCTTAATAATGGATTTTCCGATCAAGATACAAATAGTTGAATGCTGTGACCCCCAGCATGATGACAATCAAAATCACGGTCAGAACGGCAGCTTTGCCAAGATCCCAGTTCGTAAATGCCGCTTCATAGATATGATAGAGCAGCAGATTGCTGGCATTATCCGGTCCACCCTTAGTCATAATGTACAAGTGGTCGACGTTCTTGAATGAATTCGTAATCGCCACGATCATGACGAACAGCGTCGTCGGCATCAGCAGCGGGAACGTGATATGACGGAACATCTGGAGCGGTTTCGCCCCTTCGATCTCAGCCGCTTCATAGACATCTCTCGGTAAATTTTGCAAACCAGCTAAATAAAAAATCATATAAAAACCAGCATCTTTCCAAATAATCATGACAATCATCACAATCATTACTGTATTGGGATTCCCCAGCCAGTTCGTGTCCCCTGCTCCGAACAAATGAAGGAAGTTATCGAGCAGTCCGTACTGAGGGGTGTAAATGAAAAGCCAAATATTCGCTACCGCAATTAACGGAATGATTGTCGGGTAGAAAAACGATGTCCTAAGCAAGGAGCTTCCGGCCATTTTTTTATTCAGCCAGATGGCAAGATACATCGCTAGGAACAAACTCGTTGGCACTGTCCCAATCATGAAGATGATGTTATTCAGAATGACCTTCCTGAATATCTCATCAGCTAAAACTTCTTTATACTGATCCAATCCGGAAAACTGCAGCCGGGTCATCGGACCACTGTAGAAGCTTAACTGGATCGACTTGAGAGTTGGGTAAAACGTAAACATAGTTAAAAAAATGAAAGAAGGAAACAGTAATCCGTAGGCGAACAGATTGTGCCTCGTTCCGGAACTGAATTTTCTTCGCTTCGTTGTCATCAGATCTAACCCACCTTTCTTGTGAATAAAGAGAGCCCAGGTCAGCATATTTTCACTTGAGCTCCACTCCATTCAGTCCACTGCTGCAGCTTTATTACTGAAAAGGCTTCAGCACTTCTTCTGCTTTCTCCTGAGCTTTTTCCAATCCTTCGTCAACTGAGCTTTGTCCAGTCAAGATCGATTGAATATGATCATTGAAAATTTTCTGCACCTCACCATTTTGGTAAGTTGCCAATTCGCTATCCGCATATTCCAATTGCTCGCGGGCAACAAGTGCAGGCGGGAATTCCTCTACATACTTTTTCAGCAAGTCCGTTTCATAAGCAGATTCTCTAGTGGCGACATATCCTGTATCGATAGACCACTGAGCTACGCGCTCAGGTTCCGTAAGAAATTTCATGAACTTGATCGCAGCTTCCTTGTTAGCTTTGGGAAGATCTTTGAACAAGTAGATGTTTCCTCCTCCAGTCGGGGATCCAAACTGATTATTTGCCGGCAGGAATGATACACCGAAATCAAAGTCTGCATTGTTCTTCACATTTGTCAGATTACCTGTCGTGTGGTACATCATCGCTGTTTTTCCGCTCAAGAAGTCAGAAGGAACTGTCGCCCATTCAATGACACCCTCCGGCATGATCTTATGCTCTTTTCCAAGGGACAACCAATAATCCATCGCTTCTTTTGCGTAAGGTGCGTTGAAGTGCACTTTCTTTCCATCTTCAGACATGATGTTGTCTTCAGTCTGAAGTGCTAAAGCCTGGAACATCCAGTACTGGTATCCAGTACTCGGGATTTCAAGACCCCATTGGTCCTTACCGCCATTTTTCGTCAGCTTCTTCCCGTATTCCACCAGCTGATCCCAGTTTTCAGGTGGAGCTTCCGGATCCAGTCCGGCTTCTTTGAATGCGTCCTTGTTGTAGTATAGGACAATTGTGCTGCGCTGGAATGGCAAGCTGTATACCTTATCTCCGATAGAAGAATTCGCCATGAATCCATCGTAAAAATCATTTAAGTACTCTTCGTCAAACAAAGGTGTCACTTCCTCGATCAGGTCGTTCTCAAGTAAAGTGAATAGATCAATTGAGAATAAAACAGCAAGTTCAGGCGGATTCCCTCCCTGCGCTGACGCCATCACCTGTGTCATCGTTTCAGCATAACTGCCGCCATACTTCGCATTGACCTTGATGTCAGGATTTTCTTTCTCGAATTCTTCTACAATTCCATCAACAATGTTCGCTACATCCCCCCCAACCGCAACCGGGAACCAGAAATCAATCTCAGCCGTTTCTCTCACTTCAGTGTCACTGCTGCATCCGGCAAGGACAACCAGTAAAACTAAAACGAATGATAAAAACTTAACCTTCATGCCTTTTCCCCCTTAATATCCATTTTTTCATAAAAAAACCCATGAACAATAACTGCATCACAAAGAAGTGTCATGCAATTTATTGTTCACAGGGAATCTCCGCATCTCTACCCTAGACAATAACCTGTCTAATATATATGTCTTATTACTCACAATAATAACCAATCCTTTGCAATAAAATTTTGAAGGTTTTTTCATTGGATTTTTATCTTACTAAATCAATTGAAATCATGAAAAAAGGTGCCTGGCCCTTTAGGCATTAACGTATCCAACGCAGCCGGGGTCAGGCACCAATATTCCAAAAACGAGCCTTCTCAATCAATTTTGGGGCTCGTTTTTGTCATTAGGGCAGGAGTCCATTTATGTAACTCCTAAAGATAAATTAATTTCATGAACTATTCACTCTTTAATGATCTCAGACAGCTTTGCTTTATAGGCTATTTATATGTT is a genomic window containing:
- a CDS encoding HAD-IIA family hydrolase, whose protein sequence is MRNLKGYIFDLDGTVYLGKQLIEGADTVVNSLFNEGKKVLFLTNKTIESRQCYVEKLRGFKINASLENILNPTLTLIEYLREHHPNATLYVIGEQPIKDELALAGFREGLAPAEIDVVVLSWDRDFHYDHLNFAYQSVKLGAKMIATNPDRTCPMEVGDVPDCAGMIGAVEAVAGKTIDVQIGKPSILTIETALEILQLKPDECVMIGDRLETDIRMGIEAGMKTALVLSGITTEEDLRVSPWKPDYVLPSVSGLLSLK
- a CDS encoding carbohydrate ABC transporter permease, encoding MMKKLNYGIIIVLGIISFIPLLWVIITSFSPGNQVINGGFPFWVSNPTVENYVKAWETAPFIQYYINTFVIVFGVLIVQLFTITLAAYAFARVNFKGKNVLFILFLLQLMIQPEILLFPNYQVISQLGLVNTKLAVMMPYWASAFGVFLLRQTFKQVPYDLDEASRIDGCKWYQTLWHVYIPSAKPTYIAFALVSVSHHWSNFMWPLIITDSVESRPLTVGLALFAQSYETGAQWGMVAAGTVMVIMPLVVAFFIFQKQFVSSFMHSGIK
- a CDS encoding sugar ABC transporter permease codes for the protein MTTKRRKFSSGTRHNLFAYGLLFPSFIFLTMFTFYPTLKSIQLSFYSGPMTRLQFSGLDQYKEVLADEIFRKVILNNIIFMIGTVPTSLFLAMYLAIWLNKKMAGSSLLRTSFFYPTIIPLIAVANIWLFIYTPQYGLLDNFLHLFGAGDTNWLGNPNTVMIVMIVMIIWKDAGFYMIFYLAGLQNLPRDVYEAAEIEGAKPLQMFRHITFPLLMPTTLFVMIVAITNSFKNVDHLYIMTKGGPDNASNLLLYHIYEAAFTNWDLGKAAVLTVILIVIMLGVTAFNYLYLDRKIHY
- a CDS encoding ribonuclease Z, whose amino-acid sequence is MDIHFLGTGSAYPGSNRDNTSICFSNDGYHVLVDVSGNPCRKLKQMQMDLSELDAVIFTHFHIDHIYGLPSLLWGMWLENRKKPLRIFCDYRNEKKLYEWLATMEADKWPIAFSIEVETFDGDQEEELLSGGEMTFSCFKALHSVPTVGLEVRCPGRVVVYSSDTEINARIGQYDHIDMLIHEATSARKVAGNHSSLVEVVEKYDLDKIGEIVLVHLSDKEPYEEEVAKLSILKVVIGEDLMTKTV
- a CDS encoding ABC transporter substrate-binding protein — translated: MKVKFLSFVLVLLVVLAGCSSDTEVRETAEIDFWFPVAVGGDVANIVDGIVEEFEKENPDIKVNAKYGGSYAETMTQVMASAQGGNPPELAVLFSIDLFTLLENDLIEEVTPLFDEEYLNDFYDGFMANSSIGDKVYSLPFQRSTIVLYYNKDAFKEAGLDPEAPPENWDQLVEYGKKLTKNGGKDQWGLEIPSTGYQYWMFQALALQTEDNIMSEDGKKVHFNAPYAKEAMDYWLSLGKEHKIMPEGVIEWATVPSDFLSGKTAMMYHTTGNLTNVKNNADFDFGVSFLPANNQFGSPTGGGNIYLFKDLPKANKEAAIKFMKFLTEPERVAQWSIDTGYVATRESAYETDLLKKYVEEFPPALVAREQLEYADSELATYQNGEVQKIFNDHIQSILTGQSSVDEGLEKAQEKAEEVLKPFQ